In Leeia speluncae, a genomic segment contains:
- a CDS encoding BufA1 family periplasmic bufferin-type metallophore translates to MDKKQALILSAVGSLLAVSFVATPVAAAEKEKCFGIAKAGKNDCASATGSHSCAGQASKDNDPNDWKYVAKGTCQNMGGMVK, encoded by the coding sequence ATGGATAAAAAACAAGCACTAATCTTAAGCGCAGTTGGTTCTTTACTTGCTGTTAGTTTTGTTGCAACACCAGTTGCTGCTGCAGAAAAAGAAAAATGCTTTGGTATTGCAAAAGCAGGTAAGAACGATTGTGCAAGTGCAACAGGTAGCCATAGCTGTGCTGGGCAAGCTAGCAAAGATAACGATCCTAACGATTGGAAATACGTGGCCAAAGGCACCTGCCAAAATATGGGTGGCATGGTCAAGTAA
- a CDS encoding BufA1 family periplasmic bufferin-type metallophore gives MQSKQKLMLSALTGLMVLGASASVMAEGETEKCLGVAMAGQNDCASINGSHSCAGQATVDHDAADWKNVPVGTCTQMGGEVSSS, from the coding sequence ATGCAATCGAAGCAGAAACTGATGTTAAGCGCACTAACTGGATTAATGGTTCTGGGCGCATCTGCCAGTGTGATGGCAGAAGGCGAAACAGAAAAATGTTTAGGTGTGGCAATGGCCGGACAAAATGATTGCGCTAGCATCAATGGCAGTCATAGTTGTGCAGGGCAAGCAACCGTCGATCATGATGCGGCTGATTGGAAAAATGTACCCGTTGGAACATGTACCCAAATGGGTGGCGAAGTCTCCTCTTCTTAA
- a CDS encoding methyl-accepting chemotaxis protein: MKQNHPITQNEKAFNQGLIVTKTDLKGQITYANDLFVEISGFSREELIGQPHNIVRHPDMPAALFKQLWDTVTTGESWRGLVKNRCKNGDFYWVDAFVVPLVEKGTPVGFMSVRKPADRNEVAHATALYPTLQQLAEVKLAKTETLLPWLTPLCVLVLMLALVGNLLLNPTWMGGGLSIVGVVTLIAWWWLERNKKTQQTKLLTVCDAIAKGNLTNQLVLSKASDLGRLEAAFATMQVNLKVMLDELQHSSRDQASNAVEVTKSIAALVEQVSSCKVHFQEMKQELEDLKSSEERVKGAAEKTALLSQDNQKSLMDCVYSMQATHQKSVSSHQLVKDMQVSIDELNKIVASISHISQNIHDIAGQTNLLALNAAIEAARAGESGKGFAVVADEVRKLAERTTKSTQEISALVQHVSHATDSANSAIHQIADESSATATIMQHTMDELSKLQSLAKQVDAMMQDIAKMNSEQFETTSHLAIEMEMLSDSLTASACHVAESRNSLDELSNQARYVEKMADAFKVE; the protein is encoded by the coding sequence ATGAAACAGAATCATCCCATTACTCAAAACGAAAAAGCTTTTAACCAAGGTTTGATTGTCACCAAAACAGACTTAAAAGGTCAGATTACTTACGCAAATGATTTATTTGTTGAAATCTCGGGTTTTAGTCGAGAAGAGCTGATTGGTCAGCCTCATAACATCGTTCGTCATCCAGACATGCCTGCTGCGTTATTTAAGCAGCTATGGGATACGGTAACGACAGGGGAATCATGGCGTGGTTTGGTAAAAAATCGTTGTAAAAACGGCGATTTTTACTGGGTCGATGCGTTTGTGGTCCCATTGGTAGAGAAGGGCACGCCAGTTGGTTTTATGTCGGTTAGAAAACCAGCAGACAGAAATGAAGTTGCACATGCCACCGCGCTTTATCCTACCTTACAACAATTAGCGGAAGTGAAGTTAGCGAAAACAGAAACCTTGCTTCCGTGGCTAACGCCATTATGTGTCTTGGTTCTGATGCTAGCACTTGTTGGCAATCTGTTACTTAACCCAACTTGGATGGGGGGCGGATTGTCTATTGTGGGCGTTGTGACGCTGATTGCTTGGTGGTGGTTAGAAAGAAATAAGAAAACCCAGCAAACCAAGCTGCTCACTGTGTGTGATGCAATTGCAAAAGGCAACCTAACCAATCAACTTGTCTTATCTAAAGCGAGTGACTTGGGGCGACTTGAAGCTGCATTTGCCACGATGCAAGTGAATCTAAAAGTGATGTTAGACGAGTTGCAACATTCGTCTAGAGATCAGGCGAGCAATGCAGTGGAAGTAACAAAGAGTATTGCTGCACTAGTCGAACAAGTCTCTAGTTGCAAAGTACACTTTCAAGAGATGAAGCAAGAATTAGAAGATTTAAAATCGTCAGAAGAGCGTGTGAAAGGAGCGGCGGAAAAGACGGCGTTACTCAGCCAAGATAATCAAAAGAGCCTAATGGACTGCGTGTATAGCATGCAAGCCACCCATCAAAAGAGTGTGTCTTCTCATCAGCTAGTGAAAGACATGCAGGTGTCGATCGATGAATTAAACAAGATCGTCGCGAGCATCTCTCATATTTCTCAGAATATTCATGACATTGCCGGCCAAACGAATTTATTGGCTTTAAATGCGGCGATTGAAGCGGCAAGGGCGGGTGAAAGCGGAAAAGGTTTTGCGGTGGTGGCAGACGAAGTGAGAAAGCTAGCAGAAAGAACGACAAAGAGTACGCAAGAAATTAGTGCTCTGGTTCAACACGTCTCTCATGCGACAGATTCGGCGAATAGCGCTATTCACCAAATTGCTGATGAATCCTCCGCAACGGCGACGATTATGCAGCACACGATGGATGAACTGAGCAAACTACAGTCTTTAGCAAAGCAAGTAGATGCCATGATGCAAGACATTGCCAAAATGAATTCAGAGCAATTTGAGACGACTAGCCATTTAGCGATAGAAATGGAAATGTTGTCAGATTCATTAACGGCTTCTGCTTGCCATGTGGCAGAAAGCCGTAATTCGCTAGATGAGCTATCTAATCAGGCGCGCTATGTTGAAAAAATGGCAGATGCGTTTAAAGTCGAGTAA
- a CDS encoding NAD(P)/FAD-dependent oxidoreductase, with protein sequence MSLMSFVRQPHVDSYYAATANDHSRYPTLTEDLTVDVCVVGGGLAGVSTALNLAEKGYKVALVEASRIGWGASGRNGGQMIYGFACGMDTFANFMSEDEVKQVWQMGMYSLDIIQRRVKDHQIDCDLKTGYFHAANKPRHLKELEAWQTEAIQRFGHNRFSLVDQTDLSKYVDTAAYLGGMFDPDSGHLHPLNYNLGLARAAKSAGAMIFEETPATDIHMSQQAGQKNVVMTPTGEIRAEWLVLACNAYIGTLSPALDRKIMPVGTYVITTEPMEKARCDALMPARAAVCDSRFVLDYFRTTKDNRMLWGGKVSYSKLPPADLPNAMRADMLKIFPQLADLNIEHAWGGFCDITMSRAPHFGRLSPTTYFAQGFSGHGVNVTGLAGELIANAIAGQAEKFDLFDKVKHRDFPGGSLFRTPALVMAMLYYRLKDYL encoded by the coding sequence ATGTCTTTAATGAGTTTTGTCAGACAACCCCATGTGGATTCTTACTATGCCGCGACCGCGAATGACCATAGTCGTTATCCCACGTTAACCGAAGATTTAACCGTCGATGTCTGTGTGGTGGGCGGTGGGTTAGCAGGGGTGTCGACAGCACTCAACTTAGCGGAAAAAGGCTATAAGGTAGCCTTGGTGGAGGCCTCTCGTATTGGCTGGGGTGCAAGTGGGCGTAATGGCGGGCAGATGATCTATGGGTTTGCTTGCGGCATGGATACGTTTGCCAACTTCATGTCGGAAGACGAAGTAAAGCAAGTCTGGCAAATGGGGATGTATTCGCTTGATATTATCCAGCGACGCGTAAAAGACCATCAAATCGATTGTGATTTGAAGACGGGCTATTTCCATGCGGCAAACAAGCCTCGTCATTTAAAAGAGTTAGAAGCTTGGCAAACAGAAGCCATTCAACGCTTTGGACATAACCGATTCTCATTGGTCGATCAAACCGATCTTTCAAAATATGTCGATACAGCGGCTTATTTAGGCGGCATGTTTGATCCGGATAGTGGTCATCTTCACCCGCTGAATTACAACCTTGGGTTAGCTCGTGCGGCTAAATCGGCTGGCGCCATGATCTTTGAAGAGACGCCTGCAACGGATATTCACATGAGCCAGCAAGCCGGCCAGAAAAATGTGGTGATGACGCCGACAGGTGAAATCCGTGCGGAATGGCTGGTGCTGGCATGTAATGCCTATATTGGTACGCTTTCTCCTGCGCTCGATAGAAAAATCATGCCAGTTGGCACGTATGTGATTACCACCGAGCCGATGGAAAAAGCCCGTTGCGACGCCTTAATGCCGGCACGCGCGGCCGTCTGCGATAGCCGTTTTGTGTTGGATTATTTCCGCACGACGAAAGATAACCGAATGCTATGGGGCGGCAAGGTAAGCTATTCCAAGTTACCACCGGCAGATTTGCCCAACGCAATGCGTGCTGACATGCTAAAAATTTTTCCACAATTAGCCGATTTAAACATTGAGCATGCGTGGGGAGGCTTTTGCGATATTACGATGAGCCGTGCGCCGCATTTTGGCCGCTTGTCTCCTACCACTTATTTTGCACAAGGCTTTTCTGGCCATGGTGTCAATGTAACAGGGCTGGCTGGTGAACTCATTGCTAACGCCATTGCCGGGCAAGCAGAAAAGTTTGATTTGTTCGACAAGGTAAAACACCGTGATTTCCCTGGGGGAAGTTTATTTAGAACGCCTGCGCTAGTCATGGCGATGCTCTACTACCGGTTAAAAGACTATCTATAA
- a CDS encoding AraC family transcriptional regulator: MQVQIVDLPAVRLATIRKVGPYGEAISLFWKETYLPWLAEQHLLANSQYGIGYDNPYITPANECRYDAGVEVSDDYLIQSPAVETTLAAGQYAVYAFEGTSSDIVQAWKMLMQDWLPKSGYELANLPCFERHIRPVSSEIVGLFACDICIPLKSKSV, from the coding sequence ATGCAAGTACAGATTGTCGATTTACCCGCTGTACGATTGGCGACTATACGAAAAGTAGGGCCGTACGGGGAAGCGATCAGCTTATTCTGGAAAGAAACATACTTACCTTGGCTAGCAGAACAGCATTTATTAGCAAACAGTCAGTATGGGATTGGTTACGATAATCCCTATATCACCCCTGCTAATGAATGTCGCTATGATGCGGGCGTGGAAGTATCTGACGATTATCTTATTCAATCGCCTGCTGTAGAAACAACCCTAGCGGCAGGGCAATATGCCGTCTATGCGTTTGAAGGAACCTCTTCCGACATCGTGCAAGCATGGAAAATGCTGATGCAAGATTGGCTACCAAAAAGTGGTTATGAGTTAGCAAATCTACCTTGCTTTGAACGGCATATTCGTCCAGTTTCCTCCGAAATAGTTGGGCTATTCGCCTGCGATATATGTATTCCGCTGAAATCTAAATCTGTCTAA
- the greB gene encoding transcription elongation factor GreB — protein sequence MSKAFTKETDQDDDDLPAGVPPIPPGSKNYMTPKGHRRMLDELRHLVSTERPELVNIVSWAASNGDRSENGDYIYGKRKLREIDRRIRFLTKRLETAEVVDTERKDTDQVFFGATVTFNRDGGDDETISIVGLDEINPAKGYVSWISPIARTLTKAREGDTVILQTPEGPQELDIVLVEYKELD from the coding sequence ATGAGCAAGGCATTTACAAAAGAAACCGATCAGGACGATGACGATCTGCCAGCAGGCGTCCCGCCTATTCCGCCTGGTAGCAAAAACTACATGACCCCGAAAGGCCATCGGCGCATGCTAGATGAGCTACGTCATTTAGTTTCGACAGAGCGCCCGGAGTTAGTCAATATTGTGAGTTGGGCAGCCAGTAATGGAGATCGCTCAGAAAATGGTGACTATATTTATGGAAAACGGAAACTGAGAGAAATCGATCGTCGCATTCGTTTTCTGACAAAACGTCTAGAGACTGCGGAAGTCGTCGATACAGAACGAAAAGATACGGATCAGGTATTTTTTGGCGCAACCGTGACGTTTAATCGTGACGGTGGTGACGATGAAACCATTAGCATTGTTGGACTAGACGAAATTAATCCAGCCAAAGGCTATGTGAGTTGGATTTCTCCCATCGCCAGAACACTAACAAAAGCACGAGAAGGTGATACGGTCATCTTGCAAACGCCCGAAGGCCCGCAAGAGCTAGATATCGTGCTCGTAGAATATAAAGAACTGGATTAA
- the bufB gene encoding MNIO family bufferin maturase — protein sequence MNNLTHLPVAAGLGLRHPFVKEVWQKKPKVAWWEVHSENYFDGGANLATLKALRAHYPISLHGVGMGIGSAVPLDQTHLNRLADLVNVIGPNQVSEHLCWNRTEKGAIPDLLPVPYTQAMIDWIVDHVDQVQNKLKRQILLENVSAYLAFEGNEMTEADMLAQIVQRSGCGILLDVNNIYVNSVNLGVSADAFLAAMPAGSVKEIHIAGHSEEDGFLLDTHDHPVIPPVWALLEKAYQYVGPVPTLLERDGNIPVLDELLLEVATAEEILGKVKREKGMS from the coding sequence ATGAACAATTTAACGCATTTACCCGTGGCGGCAGGGCTTGGGTTACGCCACCCTTTTGTCAAAGAAGTTTGGCAGAAAAAACCAAAAGTGGCGTGGTGGGAAGTCCATAGCGAAAACTATTTTGATGGTGGTGCCAATTTAGCCACCCTCAAAGCGTTGCGTGCTCACTACCCAATTAGTTTGCATGGGGTAGGGATGGGCATTGGTAGTGCTGTGCCACTTGATCAAACACATTTAAACCGGCTGGCAGATTTGGTTAATGTGATTGGGCCAAACCAAGTGTCAGAGCATTTATGCTGGAACCGAACCGAAAAAGGAGCGATTCCCGATTTACTTCCTGTGCCTTATACACAAGCCATGATCGACTGGATCGTCGACCATGTAGATCAGGTGCAGAATAAACTAAAGCGGCAAATTTTATTAGAAAATGTGTCTGCTTATTTAGCCTTTGAAGGTAATGAGATGACCGAGGCCGATATGCTGGCTCAGATTGTGCAGCGATCTGGCTGTGGCATCTTATTAGATGTGAATAATATCTATGTGAATAGCGTGAATTTAGGTGTATCTGCCGATGCGTTTTTGGCCGCGATGCCTGCTGGTTCGGTAAAAGAAATTCATATTGCAGGCCACAGCGAAGAAGATGGTTTTTTACTCGATACCCACGATCACCCGGTTATTCCACCTGTCTGGGCATTATTAGAAAAGGCCTATCAATATGTTGGGCCTGTTCCTACCTTGTTAGAGCGTGATGGCAACATCCCTGTATTAGACGAATTACTGCTAGAAGTCGCTACAGCAGAGGAAATACTGGGTAAGGTGAAAAGAGAAAAGGGGATGTCTTGA
- a CDS encoding helix-turn-helix transcriptional regulator — protein sequence MSSTESTINELSLLAAAPQLGQLLSALDRPIFLDRLFDWLSGYLPHQQMNLYRYVRPTRGEPVSAVEVLYWSSKAESLGDYPQLQAYVGKYWHEDPALDVIQHLAEPCLFVASTDQLGEAFLNACYPGGASQDCDLLCEWGDDVLLLALYRLDGACRFTMQELAVLRQLWAMISPMLVQHLQCCQREPVMLTEGLSLRFEQKLLRQRIQLSPKEYQTCLLLLSGQKLPAIAHELAVTANTARTYQQRAFQKLGVSNQAAFFAWTNA from the coding sequence GTGTCTTCTACTGAATCTACAATCAACGAACTTTCCCTACTGGCTGCTGCACCGCAGCTTGGTCAATTGCTTTCTGCGCTCGATCGACCTATTTTTTTAGATCGCTTATTTGATTGGTTGTCTGGGTATTTGCCTCACCAACAAATGAATCTTTACCGCTATGTACGACCAACACGAGGAGAACCTGTTTCTGCCGTAGAAGTGCTGTATTGGTCTTCAAAAGCCGAGTCACTGGGGGATTACCCCCAGTTGCAAGCGTATGTGGGTAAATATTGGCATGAAGACCCGGCGCTAGATGTGATTCAGCATCTAGCCGAACCTTGTTTGTTTGTTGCGAGTACCGATCAACTAGGCGAGGCCTTTCTCAATGCCTGCTACCCCGGGGGCGCTTCGCAAGATTGTGATTTGCTGTGCGAATGGGGAGATGATGTCTTATTGCTTGCGCTATATCGTCTAGATGGCGCTTGCCGTTTTACCATGCAAGAACTGGCAGTGTTGCGACAATTATGGGCAATGATTTCGCCGATGTTGGTGCAACATTTGCAATGTTGCCAACGCGAACCGGTGATGCTCACCGAGGGCTTATCGCTACGATTTGAGCAAAAGCTATTACGTCAGCGAATTCAGTTATCGCCAAAAGAATATCAGACCTGTTTGTTACTGCTTTCTGGTCAGAAATTACCAGCAATTGCGCATGAGTTAGCGGTGACCGCAAATACCGCCAGAACGTATCAGCAGCGAGCATTCCAAAAGTTAGGCGTGAGTAATCAAGCGGCTTTTTTTGCTTGGACGAACGCCTAG
- a CDS encoding polyamine ABC transporter substrate-binding protein has product MLVSRISKVIPSFVVLASLSAACQMAWAEEPVLNIYNWNDYIGKDTIRQFEKETGIKVKYDVYDSNETLQAKLLTGKSGYDLVVPSYEFAGKQIQLGVYRKLDKAKLSNLTNLDSNILKKMQPADPGNQVLVPYMWGTTSVAINEDKVKKALGGNLPTDAWRLVFDPSYTSKLKGCGISYMDNPSDVFAMQNIYLGKNANDFSKESLDKNVSELAKVRKDIRLFNASPIDLLANGDVCVALAFSGDALAARNRAEEAKNGQKIRYIIPQKGTVVWVDSLAIPKDAKHPDNAHKFINFILRPQITASISNEIFYANANTKATAYLDKAISGDPAVYVPEGLMKMLVAEKIIPANEQRFLTQSYTRFKTNK; this is encoded by the coding sequence ATGTTGGTTAGTCGTATCAGCAAAGTTATCCCTAGTTTCGTTGTGTTGGCATCCTTGTCGGCTGCTTGCCAAATGGCGTGGGCAGAAGAGCCTGTTTTAAACATCTATAACTGGAATGACTATATCGGAAAAGACACCATTCGCCAGTTTGAAAAAGAAACCGGCATCAAGGTGAAGTACGACGTTTACGATAGCAATGAAACCTTACAGGCCAAACTGCTAACGGGGAAAAGTGGTTACGATTTAGTGGTGCCATCTTATGAGTTTGCGGGTAAACAAATTCAGCTTGGCGTGTACCGAAAGTTAGATAAGGCGAAGCTGAGTAATCTAACGAATCTCGATAGCAATATCTTAAAGAAAATGCAGCCGGCAGACCCCGGTAACCAAGTGTTAGTCCCTTATATGTGGGGAACAACGTCAGTTGCTATTAACGAAGATAAGGTGAAAAAAGCGTTGGGTGGCAATTTACCGACGGATGCATGGCGCTTGGTGTTTGATCCAAGTTACACCAGCAAACTAAAGGGGTGCGGCATTTCCTATATGGATAATCCGTCGGATGTGTTTGCGATGCAAAACATTTATCTAGGAAAAAATGCCAATGATTTTTCAAAAGAATCGTTAGATAAAAATGTCTCTGAACTCGCAAAAGTTCGCAAAGATATTCGCCTATTTAATGCATCCCCGATTGATTTGTTAGCCAATGGTGATGTGTGTGTAGCACTAGCTTTTTCTGGTGATGCATTAGCCGCTAGAAATCGTGCAGAAGAAGCCAAAAATGGGCAAAAAATTCGCTACATTATTCCGCAAAAAGGAACGGTTGTTTGGGTGGATAGCTTGGCAATTCCTAAAGATGCCAAGCATCCGGATAACGCGCACAAGTTTATTAACTTTATTCTGCGGCCGCAAATTACCGCGAGTATTAGTAACGAAATTTTCTATGCCAATGCAAACACCAAAGCAACGGCCTATTTAGATAAAGCGATTTCAGGAGACCCTGCGGTGTATGTACCAGAAGGTTTAATGAAAATGCTGGTCGCAGAAAAAATTATTCCAGCTAATGAGCAACGGTTCTTAACACAAAGCTATACCCGTTTTAAAACCAATAAGTAA
- a CDS encoding cupin domain-containing protein: MMKHALLIDPENLAVTPQTDFPLNDRRVSGNPLRTTWNCYTTQDEKLFVGVWASEIGSWKVVCDPNEEEFFTIIEGVAKMIDEDGQTTTFHPGQGGVIPGGYRGTFEVIVPVKKYYMITTRDAG; this comes from the coding sequence ATGATGAAACATGCATTGTTAATAGATCCAGAAAACTTAGCCGTCACGCCACAAACCGACTTTCCGCTGAATGATCGTCGAGTCAGTGGTAATCCATTACGGACGACTTGGAACTGCTATACCACACAAGATGAAAAACTCTTCGTTGGCGTATGGGCATCTGAAATTGGCAGCTGGAAAGTGGTTTGCGATCCGAATGAAGAAGAGTTTTTCACCATCATCGAAGGGGTGGCAAAAATGATCGATGAGGATGGCCAAACCACTACCTTTCATCCGGGACAAGGTGGCGTGATTCCTGGTGGATATCGGGGTACGTTTGAAGTAATTGTACCGGTCAAAAAATACTATATGATTACCACCCGTGACGCAGGGTAG
- the nudC gene encoding NAD(+) diphosphatase: MLPFAFEPTLTPSAPSTEAPLLFGFYENELCYVDAHMLSLPNNQSYFDLVHHYIGDLAGQHCYAVDLTEKQETAGRWLGLRAAFAEIEEHFVWIAARALQILEWDRSNRFCGRCGTSTTIKLGERARVCPSCGQLAYPRISPAMMVLIKKDKQLLLARGPHFPPGVYSALAGFVEPGESIEQTIHREAMEEVGIKIKNLRYFNSQCWPFPHSLMLAFVADYDSGEITPDDNEIEDARWFSLDELPTQPFKYSIANKLINGLVDELTREG, encoded by the coding sequence ATGCTCCCTTTTGCATTTGAGCCGACCCTCACGCCATCCGCACCAAGCACAGAAGCCCCCTTATTGTTTGGGTTTTATGAGAATGAATTGTGCTACGTAGATGCGCACATGTTGTCTTTACCAAATAACCAGTCTTATTTCGATTTAGTACATCACTACATTGGGGATTTAGCTGGACAACATTGCTACGCGGTCGACTTAACTGAAAAGCAAGAGACAGCAGGCAGATGGCTCGGGCTGCGCGCAGCGTTTGCCGAGATAGAAGAGCACTTTGTTTGGATTGCAGCGAGAGCGTTGCAGATACTCGAGTGGGATCGCTCGAATCGTTTTTGTGGGCGTTGTGGTACCTCTACCACCATTAAACTGGGTGAGCGGGCGCGAGTATGTCCATCTTGCGGGCAACTAGCCTATCCGCGTATTAGCCCAGCCATGATGGTACTCATCAAAAAAGATAAACAATTATTGCTAGCAAGAGGTCCACACTTCCCGCCTGGCGTGTATAGCGCGCTAGCAGGATTTGTAGAACCAGGTGAAAGCATCGAGCAAACCATTCACCGAGAAGCGATGGAAGAAGTCGGCATTAAGATTAAAAACCTTCGCTACTTTAATAGCCAATGCTGGCCGTTTCCACACTCGCTAATGCTGGCGTTTGTTGCCGATTACGATAGCGGAGAAATTACACCAGACGACAATGAAATTGAAGATGCACGCTGGTTTTCATTAGATGAATTACCAACACAACCATTCAAGTACAGTATCGCGAATAAGCTCATCAATGGTTTAGTAGATGAGCTTACCCGTGAAGGCTAA
- a CDS encoding glutamine synthetase family protein, whose protein sequence is MDLIRDFFQQHGITEVECIVPDTTGIARGKIIPRSKFETGEDMRMPVAVLEQTVTGDYPDESSTGPTDPDMVCIPDPTTIRLIPWATDPTAQVIHDCVHFDGSPVEISSRYVLRRVLALYEEKGWQPVIAPELEFYLVDMNRDPDLPLQPPIGRTGRAEFGRQAYSIDAVNEFDALFEDIYEYCESQHLDIDTLIHEVGAAQMEINFLHGDPLALADQVFLFKRTVREAALRHKMYATFMAKPMENEPGSAMHMHQSVVDKETGQNIFTQADGTPSQAFYHFIAGQQVYIPSVMPIFAPFVNSYRRLSRFTAAPINVQWGFDNRTVGIRIPTSSPAARRVENRVAGVDCNPYLAMAATLACGYLGLTQQLSATEPLATDGYDLPYELPRNLEEAMTRMQVCEPIAEVLGRQFVNTYLQTKELEHETYSKVISSWERRHLLLHV, encoded by the coding sequence ATGGATCTTATTCGTGATTTCTTCCAACAACATGGCATTACCGAAGTGGAATGTATTGTTCCTGATACGACAGGTATTGCAAGAGGAAAAATTATCCCCAGAAGTAAGTTTGAAACAGGGGAAGATATGCGGATGCCGGTTGCCGTATTAGAGCAAACCGTGACTGGAGACTACCCGGATGAATCTAGCACCGGGCCGACAGACCCAGACATGGTGTGCATTCCAGACCCTACTACCATTCGCTTAATTCCATGGGCGACAGACCCCACCGCACAAGTGATTCATGATTGTGTGCATTTTGATGGTTCACCTGTCGAAATTTCATCACGCTATGTGCTGCGCCGTGTGCTTGCGCTTTATGAGGAAAAAGGTTGGCAGCCAGTCATTGCACCAGAGTTGGAGTTCTATCTGGTGGATATGAACCGTGACCCAGATTTGCCTTTACAACCGCCGATTGGTCGGACGGGGCGGGCAGAGTTTGGTCGCCAGGCGTACTCGATTGATGCGGTGAATGAGTTTGATGCGCTGTTTGAGGATATTTACGAATATTGTGAATCCCAGCATCTAGACATTGATACGCTCATTCATGAAGTGGGCGCGGCACAAATGGAAATTAACTTTTTGCATGGCGATCCATTGGCCTTAGCTGACCAAGTTTTTCTATTTAAGCGCACAGTCAGAGAAGCTGCACTTAGACACAAGATGTACGCCACGTTTATGGCTAAACCGATGGAAAATGAGCCGGGGAGCGCTATGCATATGCATCAAAGCGTAGTGGATAAGGAAACCGGGCAGAATATTTTTACCCAAGCAGATGGCACGCCTAGCCAAGCGTTTTATCACTTTATTGCCGGGCAACAGGTATATATCCCATCTGTAATGCCTATCTTTGCGCCATTCGTTAACTCTTACCGCCGATTATCTCGCTTTACCGCGGCCCCTATTAATGTGCAGTGGGGCTTTGATAACCGTACGGTAGGGATTCGTATTCCTACTTCATCCCCTGCTGCAAGACGCGTCGAAAACCGTGTGGCTGGCGTAGATTGCAACCCATATCTAGCGATGGCCGCTACCTTGGCATGTGGCTACTTGGGTTTGACCCAGCAACTCTCTGCGACAGAACCATTAGCAACCGATGGGTACGATTTGCCGTATGAGTTGCCTAGGAATTTAGAAGAGGCAATGACACGTATGCAAGTCTGCGAGCCAATTGCCGAAGTCTTGGGAAGACAGTTTGTGAATACCTATTTGCAGACGAAAGAACTAGAGCATGAAACCTATAGCAAAGTGATTAGCTCTTGGGAGCGGCGTCACTTATTGCTGCATGTCTAA
- a CDS encoding YkgJ family cysteine cluster protein, with product MADLERLSTWIKYRSGLCKDCTAACCSMPVEVRLTDLIRLGLADEFERGEPLKQVAKRLEKQRVIEHFNFKSGRFTLARKTNGDCLFLDQDTRLCTVYDKRPDTCRNHPTIGPRPGFCAYTPQMRQGRRSS from the coding sequence ATGGCTGATTTAGAGCGATTATCTACGTGGATTAAATACCGTAGTGGTTTGTGTAAGGACTGTACTGCGGCATGTTGTAGTATGCCGGTGGAAGTGCGCCTAACGGATCTTATCCGTTTAGGATTGGCGGACGAGTTTGAGCGCGGCGAACCCCTAAAACAAGTGGCAAAACGCCTTGAAAAACAGCGCGTTATTGAGCATTTTAATTTCAAGTCTGGTCGGTTTACTTTAGCCAGAAAAACAAACGGCGATTGTTTGTTTCTGGATCAAGATACACGCCTCTGTACCGTTTACGACAAGCGCCCGGATACTTGTCGCAACCATCCTACCATTGGTCCTCGCCCTGGTTTTTGTGCTTATACCCCGCAGATGAGGCAGGGTAGACGGTCAAGTTAG